The DNA sequence TGTCTGGTCGGTTAACCTCAAGAGATTTAGAGCCTCTTGTTaggaagataaaaaataaaatggcagGATGGAAGATGAgattactttttcaaaatgcCATGTTCTCACTTGCATGGCAACACATCTCTTGGCAGTTCTCCAGGTGCCGATggtggttttaaaaaaattaaattcgcACATATCTACATTTCTTTGGGGAGAGTTTAAGGATAAACCAAAGTGGAAATGGTGTGCTTGGGATAAGTAATGTAAACCTGTCAAGGAAGATGAACTGGGTCTTAGAAATTTTTCGGAAGTCCAAAGATCTCTACATATGAGATTTGTGGAAAGTGTCTATTAACTGTGGATAACATTTGGACAAAGTTCTTCTGTGCGAAATATTTAAAAACCGGACATGTGATGCTTGTCGAAGTGCATCCTAAAGCCTCCTGTTTTTGGAGGTCTATTATTAGTGTAAATCCTAAAGTTGTTGAGAATGTGCACGTGAAAGTGAGGGATGAAGTTTCTTCCTTCTAGTTTGATTAATACTTGGCTAACGGTCCTTTGTGTAGTAGGTATAAGGTTCTCATTCAAAATCCAGGACGTATAGATTAATGGCTCTTGGGATGAAACTAAGCTAGTGGAGCTTGTTGTTTTAGAATGAGCTGGAGAGATTACATAGGAAATTATAGCTGGAAGAGAGGGAGATGTCATGATCTGGAAACCTACAGTAGAGGGATGCTTCTCGACAAGTAGTACCTGGGATTTACTTCGAGTCAGGGGTGTTGAATGCCTTGAATTGGATTGGATTTGGTATCAATTGTTGCCAAAGAAAATCTCACTGTGTATGTGGAAAGCAAGGTTTAGGCATTATTGGTTGATTTTTGAATTCAAGCTCTAGATATCCCCATGGTCTCACAATGGGATTGTTGTGAGTTGGGTGCTATTGAAACAACTGATCACGTTCTGCATTTGGGACGTGTTGCAAATCAAGTTTGGAATATGGCTTCTGTAGCTTTAGGTATCAACCAAATGGAAGGACTTTCTTGGTGGGAAACGATACAGGGATGGTTTGTTTATGCAAAAAAATCCAGCCATAAAGGCACTCTTCTTGGTTTGTTACCATCTATCATCACTTGAGACTTTGGTTTAGGATGTGGATAGCTATAAAGGTATGGCTTCAAAAATTATCTTCGCTTTTGGTTCAAAGATGCGAGATTTATTTTACTGACCAAGCCATCCTCATGGCACTCGAGGTGCCTTTTGTTAATTGCCAGAGAAGGCCTTCGTGTTTAATTAGTTGGAAGAAATTGGCACATGGATGGATAAAGTTAAACATTGATGGTAGTTGTCGTGGAAACTCCGAAAATTGTGGTGGAGGGGTTCTTATACAGGATGCTAAtggaattttattttgttcttctcTTCTCATTTTGGTCATGGGACTAACAATGAAGCGGAATTACGTGCCTTAATTGTGGGTGTGGGTGTTTGTAAGGAGATGGGTTTCACGTAGATAGTGTTAGAATGTGATTTAGTTTAGTGGTTAATTGGTTAAAATGTCAAAGGTGTTCGATCAACTTGGTATTAATGGGACTTTTGGAAAGAGTTGTTAAATAATTTATGCAGATTACATTTTACAATCGAGCATTAATTTAGAGAACATAATTCTCTGGCGATTTCCCTGGCCTGTTTAGGCGAGCATGGCCTTAGCATGAGATTTAATTCTTTTGATTCTTTACTACGGCAATTAAAAGGCATGATTCGGTTAGACAAGGTAGGCCTACCAAACATTAGAATCTAGTTttttggtggtttttttttttttttttcttaggcctgtttagttttattttctatttacttCACTAGGCATGTTTAGTTTGTTTCTAGgcatgtttaaattttttatttttctggtatttttgttggttttgatGCCTAGGATGGTTTCTTTGTAAATTCCTTGTGTCCGGCTTATTTTCACGGTATTCTTTTGCCATAAGTAaaggttattaataaaattgggtaacgtcctcttctaaaaaaaaaaaagtgtccaAGAGAGTTCTGTTAACAAGGGCTTGTTGATGGTTGAAATGATCACCACCTCGGAGTCTCCTTCTAGCACCATATATTTGAATCCACAAGCTTGAGCTTCTTTAAGAGTTAATTTTGCTGTTGTAGCTTCTTCGAAGTAAGGATTTGTACTATCGATTTCTTTCGTCGTAACAAAAATAAGTTCTCCTATGGATGTTCTATGCATTGCAGTTGCTATACATCTTGAGTTCATCAAATGCAAGGGACTGGATGTGAATCCGAGTTGGTTAGCTCAATATATTTAGTTAAAACCAGCCTCGATTAATTTCAAGAATTGGAATGGGAGAGGAATAAACACGTAAAACtgatctaataatatttattgagtcTTTAATTGTGTTAAAGAAGTTGAGACATAATATTAATTGTGTTGATCTTTTTCTTACTttaaattctcaaatttgaaataaaacgTTTAGAGATCTAAACattattcatttgaaaaaaataactatctaaataaaaaaaaatcaaacaccaataaaattatattgggTGAACATGATCAATATTGTAAAATAGGAATGACAAAAAATGCACCTGAAGTTCATATATTTGTCCCAATGAAAAATAATCATCAATTCTGCTTGGTCTGCCATGTATTGATACAAAggtaaaaagttaaaaccaagGCTTCATTTTTCTATCAAAGATGCCCGATCCATAGGTTGAAGCAAGCATGTCAAAAAGAAGGCGAAATTGCATCAATACAAATAGAATAATGGGAACACCAACCAAACAAATGATAGGAATGACGATCCTATATTTTCCATGAAACACAAGTAAAAGAGCAGCAGAAAAGGCTATCATCATGGTTCCAATAGAGAAGAAGAGAGCAAAAAAGCCTATAATCATCTTTGCGGGCAAGGATATAAGAAAGTCTTCTTTTGCATAACGCGATGTGAGAATTCCTAAAAACATCAATACTGAAGTCGATGAAGAAAATGGCGATAGAGAATCAGTTATTATAAAGAGTTTAAATAGTTTTTCGTGCACGAGGATTTGGAAGCCTGATTCTTGGTTGTTACCACCAGGAATGGTAAATGCTGCCGTGAACATAATGGTAATGATGAGAGTGCCTACCACATTACAAGAAGTTGCCGTGTCCTTCATCCATCGCTCTCCCTCTTTCCTCAAGACTTGGTGGTCTTTCGTAAACAATTGTCTAGGAGTCAAACCGTCTTGGTTTAAATATTCCTTACAAGGGAGAGGGCAAATGTGTTCCACCTCCTGcatttatgaaataaaatattagaaaaaaaaatcacaactatTTTATTGCAAAACAATTATCCATCAATATTCAACAAACTTTGACTATCATCAAGGTTTTTCTGTATTGCTTCTCCTTAGCTTTTGTGCACAATCACTTCAATCATTTGGCTCTTTGAATTATGAATCTTATTGTCTTGATTTTTACAcaactatattttaattaattgatggtatttctataaaataattttattttataacttattttataaaaatctcatTCATTTAAAACGTGAATGTGTAAAGAAATGTAAAAATAGTTGTATGTATATatcactttcttttttcaaatttgtaattttttttttcagtttaatATGTTTATCAAATTTCCGTAATAAGAATCTAATGGCGAGGATTTtagcttttccttttttttttttttttttttttttttttttatat is a window from the Carya illinoinensis cultivar Pawnee chromosome 14, C.illinoinensisPawnee_v1, whole genome shotgun sequence genome containing:
- the LOC122293487 gene encoding uncharacterized protein LOC122293487: MALDLMERCPRLAFALDRRGISLLEALAVSTEAFESENRLVFWKRWIYNHWMLTEHTHIDHIRGAALQMQREVQWFKEVEHICPLPCKEYLNQDGLTPRQLFTKDHQVLRKEGERWMKDTATSCNVVGTLIITIMFTAAFTIPGGNNQESGFQILVHEKLFKLFIITDSLSPFSSSTSVLMFLGILTSRYAKEDFLISLPAKMIIGFFALFFSIGTMMIAFSAALLLVFHGKYRIVIPIICLVGVPIILFVLMQFRLLFDMLASTYGSGIFDRKMKPWF